A genome region from Cannabis sativa cultivar Pink pepper isolate KNU-18-1 unplaced genomic scaffold, ASM2916894v1 Contig7, whole genome shotgun sequence includes the following:
- the LOC133033446 gene encoding uncharacterized protein LOC133033446, with translation MVTKVSVTVETRTGRPFVNVQGERGATRASVRLEPAKADASPSTVTGQLSVAGTLLTVLIDYGATHSYISSRVIEKLNRPSDVLPRGFEILLPTGELVVFSRWVRSLLVFVEGRESSVNLTALNLEVFDVILGMDWLAKYNATIDYKRNLSS, from the exons ATGGTAACCAAAGTTTCCGTCACGGTGGAAACGAGAACTGGCAGACCTTTCGTGAATGTCCAAGGTGAAAGAGGCGCCACTAGGGCGAGTGTTAGGCTAGAGCCT GCCAAGGCTGATGCTAGCCCTTctactgtgacaggtcagctttctgttgctggtactttattgactgttCTAATTGATTATGGTGCGACACATTCTTATATATCAAGTAGAGTAATTGAGAAGTTGAATAGACCTAGTGATGTACTTCCAAGAGGCTTCGAAATCTTGTTACCTACTGGAGAGCTGGTTGTCTTcagcaggtgggttcgatcccttctaGTTTTTGTGGAAGGAAGGGAATCCTCAGTCAATCTGACAGCACTAAATTTGGAAGtctttgatgttattttgggtaTGGATTGGCTTGCAAAATATAACGCCACTATTGATTATAAAAGAAACCTTTCATCCTGA